One genomic region from Vanacampus margaritifer isolate UIUO_Vmar chromosome 2, RoL_Vmar_1.0, whole genome shotgun sequence encodes:
- the irf4a gene encoding interferon regulatory factor 4a → MNLEEDNSPAAGGCNGKLRQWLIDQINSKQYPGLVWENHEKTIFRIPWKHAGKQDYNREEDAALFKAWALFKGKYKEGVDKPDHTTWKTRLRCALNKSNDFDELTQRTQLDISEPYKVYRIIPEAAKRGTATGPKMSISIEDESYGLIPPYSTPHNQVQTISQEIRDWRDYKLPELHPVTTHSGLHGELPYTPCHFPLPISRAWPETHSQNGFQFSFHPYLSEAQQPLYMTDHSNIITDLSLHVSLFYRESLVKEVTTSSPEGCRITPPPSSSSPPSSSSEFHGGADMVLFPFPFPESQRQGAERLADILEQGVLLWMAPDGLYARRLCLGRVFWEGPLAPYVDKPNKLEKELPCKLFDTQQFLIELQDFAHNGRRVPKHHVVLCFGDEYPSSQPPKKMITAQVTPVFARKLVNYYQQSNGHYSQTCQHIQEQNTSSPNPHPLPENLAHPGVTHTSTTFITSMNDRT, encoded by the exons ATGAACTTGGAGGAGGACAACAGCCCGGCAGCGGGCGGTTGCAACGGCAAACTGAGGCAGTGGCTGATCGATCAAATTAACAGCAAGCAATATCCGGGCCTGGTTTGGGAAAACCACGAGAAAACCATCTTCAGGATTCCGTGGAAGCACGCGGGCAAGCAGGACTATAACAGAGAGGAGGATGCTGCGCTTTTCAAG GCGTGGGCTTTGTTCAAGGGGAAATATAAAGAAGGCGTGGACAAGCCAGATCACACCACGTGGAAAACCAGACTTCGCTGCGCCCTCAACAAAAGCAACGACTTTGACGAGCTGACGCAAAGAACCCAGCTGGACATCTCAGAGCCTTACAAAGTCTACAGGATCATTCCAGAAGCGGCAAAGAGAG GTACAGCAACAGGACCGAAGATGAGCATCAGTATAGAAGATGAATCCTATGGTTTGATCCCTCCATACTCAACACCGCACAACCAG GTGCAAACGATTTCACAGGAGATACGAGACTGGAGGGATTACAAACTTCCAGAACTACACCCCGTTACTACCCACAGTGGTTTGCATGGAGAGCTGCCGTATACCCCGTGTCACTTCCCTTTACCGATCAGCCGAGCTTGGCCCGAGACACACTCACAAAATG GTTTTCAGTTCTCCTTCCACCCCTACTTGTCAGAGGCCCAACAACCTTTGTACATGACGGACCACAGCAATATCATAACAG ATTTGAGCCTGCATGTGTCCCTATTCTACAGAGAGTCTTTGGTGAAGGAGGTGACCACCAGCAGCCCCGAAGGTTGTCGCATCACCccgcctccctcctcctcctcgccaccaTCCTCATCCTCAGAGTTTCACGGCGGGGCGGATATGGTTCTTTTTCCGTTCCCGTTCCCCGAGTCTCAAAGGCAGGGCGCCGAGAGGCTCGCTGATATCCTGGAGCAGGGAGTGCTGCTGTGGATGGCGCCCGACGGCCTGTACGCCCGCCGCCTTTGCCTGGGACGTGTGTTCTGGGAGGGGCCTCTCGCTCCTTATGTGGATAAACCTAACAAGCTGGAGAAAGAGCTGCCATGTAAATTGTTTGATACTCAGCAATTTCTGATTg AGCTTCAAGATTTTGCCCATAATGGACGACGTGTACCGAAACACCACGTGGTTCTCTGCTTTGGAGACGAGTACCCCAGCTCCCAGCCTCCAAAAAAGATGATCACAGCTCAG GTGACGCCAGTGTTTGCCAGAAAATTGGTCAACTATTACCAGCAGAGCAATGGCCACTACTCGCAGACTTGCCAACACATCCAGGAACAGAACACATCAAGTCCAAATCCCCATCCGCTCCCCGAGAACCTCGCACATCCAGGAGTGACACATACAAGTACAACCTTTATTACATCTATGAATGATAGAACATAG